One Microplitis mediator isolate UGA2020A chromosome 3, iyMicMedi2.1, whole genome shotgun sequence DNA segment encodes these proteins:
- the LOC130665892 gene encoding uncharacterized protein LOC130665892 — MRTDDMIERQSSQQFIRNAQPIKQSPRCIPLHYRKEAFELLKDMKSQEGLIGKICEVYIDDIIVRSKTFSEHLEHLEIIFDRLLQAGLKINTKKCVFFQHKVPFLGQVIFGDKIECDPKKVETITNWPIPKNKTDLRGFLGLCSYYRRFIKNFSLIAKDLHKLTEEKIQFIWDDIAHQAFENLKKALSTAPVLTPPDPNLPFILDTDASYFRLGAVLSQVHRIKTPDGKEQEVEKVVAYYNKILNKVERTIV; from the exons ATGAGGACAGATGATATGATTGAACGTCAATCTTCTCAACAATTCATAA GAAATGCTCAACCCATTAAACAATCACCTAGGTGTATTCCATTACATTACAGGAAAGAAGCTTTCGAATTATTAAAAGACATGAAGAGTCAAG AAGGATTAATAGGAAAAATTTGTGAAGTTTATATTGATGACATCATCGTTCGTAGTAAAACTTTCTCAGAGCACCTCGAACATTTAGAAATCATATTTGATAGACTTCTTCAAGCAGGCCTAAAGATCAATACTAAAAAATGTGTATTCTTCCAACACAAAGTTCCATTTTTAGGTCAAGTAATTTTCGGAGATAAAATCGAATGCGACCCAAAGAAAGTTGAAACAATCACCAATTGGCCTATTCCGAAAAATAAAACCGATCTTCGAGGTTTCTTAGGACTCTGCTCGTACTATAggagatttataaaaaatttttccctaaTCGCTAAGGATCTTCATAAATTAACTGAGGagaaaatacaatttatttggGATGATATAGCTCATCAAGCCTTTGAAAACTTAAAGAAAGCTTTAAGTACTGCCCCTGTTCTAACACCTCCGGATCCGAACCTTCCTTTCATTCTAGATACTGACGCTTCCTATTTCCGATTAGGTGCAGTTTTGTCTCAAGTTCATCGAATTAAAACTCCTGATGGTAAAGAACAAGAAGTTGAAAAAGTAGTAGCTTactataacaaaatattaaacaaagtGGAAAGAACTATTGTGTaa